A part of Thalassophryne amazonica chromosome 3, fThaAma1.1, whole genome shotgun sequence genomic DNA contains:
- the LOC117507968 gene encoding major intrinsically disordered Notch2-binding receptor 1-like — MAAVQEEYPKVLLGILEELANMRQWLSFQDLCRMVSTRFDLEHLTELRSLLFAAASRDPCFPATPIQRSGFQPRGHGLSPIGVAADIVTIFNLIQMTGGAPNESQPMRTQTVIPVDQSPGPSLPGTHQLNYSGQERARAHSDSGGRSLDQQLSLPKSNYSVRKRGSLPPDPVSVVSTPPTRARAVSFDLPHTTLFYPSGQISSKDMKNIYLPLETDSESSGDSAPIEVFEAEEDSSVDQKRNIFRKDFHNQPPLIPQVTVSSESLSPNKGQKGFDNHSFDMIPNPYPSPTTVHQSPEQRTKHESLDDLQDSTYFGPGSIPEWSPRHLHPSRTQRPIWGNKSHSLEDQISMGSSGVGMQSQGGQLPRQSSPVISTFGESSRGDSGDSGLPNCSSEVKAQGTQTDPPDPRRLRSLVHADRFSFMTSLDDPEFCEDDISAIFRFLDDISMCGSTGVLHPSDGSGAANQDTPEARRGRLGQLQRLFHSLESSDDGLKASVYKLLLRMSQIERQLESLNDVKSEISQVLSALQRLDEKIQQPITGSGRGTGGRWLEPLSASVSSFISHPITPGSESSDPQPLSVTGQLLSGTSNTSLDWNKWNTPGEQTESSNKGQADPKGVKEGKKDALSRHAAKSQSEEKSGSDSQQPNLSNSARDWTVSFSKSKDGKPIHGKIGQVDQSSSTTNLLSQKSSSLMEQVFNSSLFHKKDSSLTSGLTSGKIVDPRVIEGRGRPIWTVDDKEARISPLDLQAQESLNPNNMEFWMDDVYTPGYDALLRRKEADLRRAKACKLLALIATAVIIILIIVIPVCTVGS; from the exons ATGGCAGCTGTGCAGGAGGAATACCCCAAAGTCCTTCTGGGTATCCTGGAGGAACTTGCCAACATGCGACAATGGCTGTCTTTCCAGGATCTTTGCCGAATGGTCAGCACCCGCTTTGACCTAGAGCACCTTACCGAGCTCAGGAGTTTGCTGTTTGCTGCTGCCAGCCGGGACCCTTGTTTCCCAGCCACTCCTATTCAGAGATCTGGGTTTCAACCTAGAGGCCACGGACTATCGCCTATTGGAGTCGCTGCTGACATTGTAACTATCTTCAACCTTATTCAGATGACGGGTGGGGCTCCCAATGAGTCCCAACCAATGAGAACCCAGACAGTCATTCCTGTTGACCAATCACCAGGCCCCAGCCTGCCTGGAACTCACCAGCTGAACTACAGTGGTCAAGAAAGAGCACGTGCTCACTCTGACTCTGGTGGCAGGTCTCTTGACCAACAACTGTCTTTACCAAAATCAAATTACTCTGTTCGCAAGCGAGGAAGCCTCCCCCCTGATCCTGTCTCAGTCGTGTCTACCCCTCCAACAAGGGCAAGGGCTGTGTCCTTTGACTTGCCTCACACCACACTTTTTTACCCGAGTGGTCAAATCTCCAGCAAGGATATGAAGAATATCTACCTGCCTTTGGAAACAGACAGTGAATCCAGTGGAGATTCTGCCCCCATTGAAGTGTTTGAAGCTGAAGAAGATTCATCTGTTGACCAGAAAAGAAATATCTTCAGGAAGGACTTTCATAACCAGCCACCTCTAATACCCCAGGTAACCGTGAGCAGTGAGTCACTCAGTCCCAACAAAGGGCAGAAAGGCTTTGACAATCACAGCTTTGACATGATCCCCAATCCTTACCCTTCGCCAACAACAGTTCACCAGTCGCCAGAGCAAAGGACTAAACACGAAAGCCTGGATGACCTACAGGACTCAACTTACTTTGGACCTGGTTCAATCCCAGAATGGTCCCCTCGCCATCTCCACCCATCCAGGACCCAGAGACCTATCTGGGGTAATAAAAGTCACAGTTTAGAGGACCAGATAAGCATGGGTAGCAGTGGGGTGGGGATGCAGTCACAAGGAGGACAGCTTCCACGCCAATCGTCTCCTGTTATCAGCACTTTTGGTGAGTCTTCCAGAGGTGACAGTGGGGATAGTGGATTACCAAATTGTAGCAGTGAAGTTAAGGCTCAGGGAACCCAAACAGACCCTCCTGATCCTCGCCGTCTCCGTAGCCTGGTCCATGCTGACCGCTTCTCCTTTATGACCTCATTAGATGACCCCGAGTTTTGTGAGGATGATATCAGTGCCATATTTAGGTTCTTAGATGATATCAGCATGTGTGGCTCCACAGGAGTATTGCATCCTAGCGATGGATCAGGGGCTGCCAACCAGGACACTCCTGAGGCCAGGCGGGGCCGCTTAGGACAGCTCCAAAGGCTTTTCCACTCTTTGGAAAGCAGTGATGATGGGCTAAAAGCCAGTGTCTATAAGCTCCTACTCCGCATGAGTCAGATAGAACGACAGCTAGAGTCACTGAATGATGTAAAGTCTGAAATTTCACAGGTACTTTCTGCTTTGCAACGACTGGATGAAAAGATCCAGCAGCCTATCACTGGCAGTGGGCGAGGCACTGGGGGACGTTGGCTGGAGCCTCTCAGTGCCAGTGTCTCTTCCTTCATCAGCCACCCTATAACCCCTGGATCTGAGTCATCAGACCCCCAACCTCTGTCTGTAACTGGGCAACTGCTTTCAGGGACAAGCAACACTAGTTTGGACTGGAATAAATGGAACACCCCTGGTGAACAAACAGAAAGCAGCAACAAGGGTCAAGCTGATCCTAAGGGGGTGAAAGAAGGAAAAAAGGATGCATTATCTCGGCATGCCGCCAAGTCCCAGTCTGAAGAAAAAAGTGGGTCTGATTCCCAACAGCCAAATCTGTCGAACTCTGCAAGAGACTGGActgtgtcattttcaaaaagtaaagATGGCAAACCTATACATGGGAAAATTGGACAG GTAGATCAGTCAAGCAGCACAACAAATCTACTGTCTCAGAAGTCTTCCAGCCTGATGGAACAAGTGTTTAACTCCTCCCTGTTCCACAAAAAAGACAGTAGTCTGACTAGTGGGTTAACCTCTGGGAAGATAGTGGACCCCAGGGTGATTGAGGGGAGGGGACGGCCCATCTGGACTGTAGATGACAAAGAAGCACGAATTTCCCCTTTGGATTTACAG GCTCAAGAGTCTCTGAATCCCAACAACATGGAGTTCTGGATGGACGATGTCTACACACCAGGCTACGATGCTCTACTCAGGCGTAAAGAAGCTGATCTTCGCCGAGCCAAGGCCTGCAAACTTCTCGCACTTATAGCTACTGCAGTGATTATCATTCTCATCATCGTCATTCCTGTTTGCACTGTGGGCTCATAA